Genomic DNA from Hemitrygon akajei unplaced genomic scaffold, sHemAka1.3 Scf000121, whole genome shotgun sequence:
ttcactctgagtctgtccccgggagtgtgtgataggatggtATGAGGTTGCTTCACacagtgtttgaccccgggagtgtgtgatgggatggtgtggagggagattcactttgtgtctgacccgggagtgtgtgatgggatggtgtggaaggagcttcaccctgtgtctgaccctgtgatgtTAACACATTCTGATGTTCACAGATGCACGGTCAATCcaggtctgggttcctgcagagatctcagttcattcctccctgtctctctaaacTGATTCCCcagcagcctgaaacagatggaggaATAAAGATGAAATTAACAGTTttcacaacagtgtcagtaacaggggaccggggttattGTTTCAATagcactcacagacaaatatcaccaggaAACCCACGGATCCGCTGACATTTTATCAGATTGAacgttaacacaaacactcactctaTCCGCTGCAGACTCGGGAGGgccagtatgaggcggcggagggCGGGGACCCATCGGTCTGTGAGCGAGTTCCATCCCAGGCTCAACTCCCTCAGTGATGGGTTTGTCCTGAGAGCAGAGatgagatcctcggcaccagaatctgtgagaccgacatccctcagcctggagatgagagagagtgagggtgaaagacacagagagacaggagacggtacaaatccccagtgtttatcagtaacacaattattgatcacattaatgttcagtgtagacacccagtgactgtaaacacaatctccctcagtttggtacttaccccagtttctgtattttacactcggggttcctcagagccgcagacaccagtttcactcctgaatcaccCAGTTTATTAGCACTCAGGTCCAACTCCATCaatgatgggtttgtactgagggcggaggcgagatcctcggcaccagaatctgtgagaccgacaccccacaacctggagatgagagaaagagagagagtgagggtgatggacacagagagacaggagacggtaaaaatccccagtgtttatcagtaacacaattactgatcacattaatgttcagtgtcagacacccagtgactgtaaacacaatctcccacagtctggtacttaccccagtttctgtattttacactcggggttcctcagagccgcagacaccagtttcacttctgaatctcccagttcattccaACCAAGgctaaacaaaaataaacaagttgatgaacaaagtgattcaaacaatgggtctgggggaatttctctcactcggatatttcaggaaacattaaacccttcagtaaatcactgatcggagttcccatcactgtcaatgtccctcactgaccagctccacggtattcaccgaatgtcagtaatttagtcagtcggtgtgaccctgtaaactcaaCATATTCTGTCCAATTTCCCGATGGTTAGAAAACTGTTCCTGATGTGTTAGGGTTGAAGTGTGGGAGGAAGTGCCACCGTGAGGAAGATTTGTGAATGAGGATATGTCGATGGGAGATAATAGAAGAGACTCCATCTAAGGAAAAGAGCTAGCAAGACAGAATCagcaggacgaagggggatgaggatgagaggtcccacaggaggatgctGATGGGAAAAGATAATCCCACAAGATGAGACGATGCAGAAATAGATTGCACGGGAGGGTTGAGTCTGAACTGAAGCCCACAATCGGGAGAGGAGATGCACGCATTGGGGACTgggtatctggtagtgagcacagtcacacaggATGGTGATAGACACggggaagggcaggggaggacaatcttACAATGGtacttctttccttctcactgagaCGGTCTGCTGACgctctcttgtccctcaccgggaagggagtgtgaatctctgacccacctgctgcagtcagtgtcggtctgggtgtcagtaacagtgagaagaaatattgtcaatggacgtgCCACAGGAAGCGGGAAACACAGgcagccattcctgtgatttaaaaccattaaaccaatggccacTTTTCACTaagcatttgtcacaattcttcacaatctgatttattaCAGTTTTATCCCAgttcctttacattgaaacaacacaatggaacagtttcacaatTCAGAGTGAaaaataaatcaagttacctcaactcctggcacttgtgcagcccgggtcccagccgctggattccttcacaatGAATGCGGCAGTTCTCCAggttgaggtgttttattgtatcacagagtccgatgacatgagacaggaccgcgcagtcaatcggggtcagtgtcattccactgaatgcaagtgtttccacagatcccagtgagacctgagccagtccacgattctgtgactcaaacaggtagtgcaatgtgttcaggaggctccttttaccatcTTCACTCTCTGAGTTTCCAATCtgacgtttaacctcctccttcacccagtcaatcacctggcaggttgtttgatgaggaaatggacccagaaactcctccaggccccgagctgtcattggggaggagagaccagcaacaaaacggaggaatacctcaaatcgcccatctgtcgtgttgtgggcttcagtgaggaatttccggatatccccgggatgtggattcaggaattgtgcgactgcagctacaaactcttgaatggtgaggtgtgggaatgtgtacaccacactctgggcagaatcctctctctccaaaagctccatcaggaacccggacaggaactgggaaggctgcagattgtacttgatcaaatctacatctgtaaacacaattttCCTcccggacactcctctgaaggccatctgaccaaccctgagtaacacatcacgggggttctcaatctcacggccgtggtttttcaggatgttgtaaatatagtacgagtacagttgggtgatggtcttgggtaCTCGCTGTGGGTCCacgactctttgtgtgaagaaggggcccagtgtcagagcgaggatccagcagtaggagggggtgtagctcatggtgtacaggatctcgttctccttcatgtgtttgaaaacagctgccgCCACCATTTTATCTACAAaatgcctgatgaaatattccttccgttcctcaccagaaaatcccaggatttcagcccaggtACTGATCtccgccttttccaataaatgtaatgcAGTGGGACGGGtcgtcaccagcactgaacaccctgggagcagcttctgttggattaaactgtacacaatgtcagacaccttgcacttgaattcagggTCTGTGCATGTGGACTGAGGTTCTGTGCCTCTCCGGCTGTCAGCAAAATTGATTTTttcattgaattcatccaaaccatcaaatataaacagcaatccctctggattcttccagacctctctcagaatattcccaaagtaaggatactgatccagaatcagttcctttATGTTTATTCTGCAATTAATgatgtttaaatcccggaatttgaaactgaagacaaactggaattgttggtatattttccccatggcccagtcataaacaatcttttgtaccattgttgttttcccgatccctgggactccggccactgctgcggaCATCCCGGATTTATTTCCAAAGACAGATCTTTTCAATTTTTGAACAAAGCTCTCCTTgaataactgatcagtccggatttt
This window encodes:
- the LOC140723625 gene encoding ribonuclease inhibitor-like translates to MDTDLNSAISAFLTNCDEHQLFQLTRFYMERLEQAIEEGVEGVGFMLTHDHHFNEREYHSVTDLAEKGKRAGASKLLLDLVMEKGSGARRVMWESFVKLHHHLPKLSRILKEIRERGDGQFAYMDTERSLSEVPAHLKDVRRKHMETLRAKTETLRVNTILMREKVKVFQLVDRYAELTVISTVRDRTLVEHELLARGRDHELWREKDLRGKLEKIRTDQLFKESFVQKLKRSVFGNKSGMSAAVNRGLAQVSLGSVETLAFSGMTLTPIDCAVLSHVIGLCDTIKHLNLENCRIHCEGIQRLGPGLHKCQELSLGWNELGDSEVKLVSAALRNPECKIQKLGLWGVGLTDSGAEDLASALSTNPSLMELDLSANKLGDSGVKLVSAALRNPECKIQKLGLRDVGLTDSGAEDLISALRTNPSLRELSLGWNSLTDRWVPALRRLILALPSLQRIELLGNQFRETGRNELRSLQEPRPGLTVHL